One Candidatus Acidulodesulfobacterium ferriphilum genomic window carries:
- a CDS encoding amidophosphoribosyltransferase encodes MEEIKDECGVFGIYNHEEAPNITYLGLYALQHRGQESCGIASSDNRNIYFHKSLGLVNDVFKENTLSQLKGKNAIGHVRYSTSGETLLKNAQPLVADYYYGSISVAHNGNLTNAHVIKEELEENGSIFSSTSDTEVVIHLIASSTESLLIDRVVSSLKRLKGAYSFLFLSEKEVIAARDPFGFRPLVMGKVNGSIVFASETCALDLINAVYLRDVEPGEVILVNNEGIKSIFPFEKEKKSRCVFELIYFARPDSLFNGKSIYKLRIQMGMELAKEANADADIVIPVPDSGVPAALGFAKESGIDFEMGFTRNHYVGRTFIEPKKAIRHFGVKVKLNPVLDVIKGKRVVVVDDSVVRGTTSKKIVDMLKLAGAKEIHLRLSSPMVTAPCFYGIDTPVKDELIASKYSEKEINAKLGASSTRFLSLDGLRRAVGDEMNFCEACFSGIYPQAIYIETQENRQLKLFSKEIF; translated from the coding sequence CTTCAACACAGGGGTCAGGAGTCCTGCGGTATTGCATCATCCGATAATAGAAACATATACTTTCATAAAAGTTTAGGGCTGGTAAACGATGTCTTTAAAGAAAATACCCTTTCCCAGTTAAAAGGTAAAAATGCCATAGGGCATGTCAGATATTCGACATCAGGCGAAACACTTCTTAAAAACGCTCAACCCTTAGTTGCGGACTACTATTACGGGTCAATCTCCGTGGCACACAACGGGAACTTAACAAATGCGCATGTGATAAAAGAGGAACTAGAGGAAAACGGCTCGATATTTTCCTCCACATCGGATACCGAAGTTGTAATCCATTTAATTGCCTCATCAACCGAAAGCCTTCTTATAGACAGGGTCGTCAGCTCGCTAAAAAGGCTTAAGGGCGCATACTCCTTTCTTTTTCTTTCGGAAAAAGAGGTGATAGCGGCAAGAGACCCGTTTGGCTTTAGGCCGCTCGTCATGGGAAAGGTTAACGGTTCCATTGTTTTTGCATCGGAAACATGCGCCTTAGATTTGATAAATGCCGTCTATTTAAGGGATGTTGAACCGGGAGAGGTAATATTGGTTAACAACGAAGGGATTAAAAGCATATTTCCCTTTGAAAAAGAAAAAAAATCGCGGTGCGTATTTGAGCTGATATATTTTGCAAGACCGGACAGCCTTTTTAACGGAAAGTCCATTTATAAACTTCGCATTCAAATGGGCATGGAACTTGCAAAAGAAGCTAATGCCGATGCCGACATAGTGATACCGGTTCCGGATTCCGGCGTTCCAGCCGCTTTAGGATTTGCCAAGGAATCCGGCATCGACTTCGAGATGGGTTTTACAAGAAACCACTATGTCGGACGAACCTTTATAGAGCCAAAAAAGGCTATAAGGCATTTCGGCGTTAAGGTTAAGCTAAACCCTGTTTTGGATGTTATAAAAGGAAAAAGAGTGGTTGTCGTGGACGACTCCGTTGTAAGAGGCACCACATCGAAAAAGATTGTGGATATGCTAAAACTTGCAGGAGCAAAAGAGATACATCTTCGCTTAAGCTCCCCGATGGTGACGGCTCCATGTTTTTATGGAATCGACACCCCCGTTAAAGACGAACTTATAGCATCGAAATATAGCGAAAAAGAGATTAATGCTAAGCTTGGCGCTAGTTCGACAAGATTTTTATCGTTAGACGGCTTAAGAAGGGCGGTCGGAGATGAAATGAACTTTTGCGAAGCCTGTTTTTCCGGTATCTATCCGCAGGCAATTTATATAGAAACTCAAGAAAACAGGCAGCTTAAACTGTTCAGTAAAGAGATTTTTTAA
- the pyrE gene encoding orotate phosphoribosyltransferase, protein MENIKEKILTAIKSLCYEKKEFTLASGKKSNFYIDLRRISFDGKYLYHIGKLLYEYIKSHPDLKFSVVAGVPIGGLPLVSSTIIAGFLDNNPLKSVVIRKEKKDYGKGNLIEPVQFLSKDFNILIIEDVVTTGGSILKAVKSARDEGYKITDALCIVDRNEGGKENLKENGVMLHSIFLRSDIE, encoded by the coding sequence ATGGAAAACATAAAAGAAAAAATTTTAACGGCGATAAAGTCCCTTTGTTACGAAAAGAAGGAGTTTACATTAGCTTCAGGTAAAAAAAGCAATTTTTATATCGATTTAAGAAGAATTTCCTTTGACGGCAAATACTTATATCACATCGGCAAACTGCTTTACGAATACATTAAAAGTCATCCGGATTTAAAATTTTCGGTTGTTGCCGGCGTTCCGATAGGAGGCTTGCCGCTTGTGTCCTCGACGATTATTGCCGGTTTTTTAGATAATAATCCTTTAAAATCGGTCGTTATCAGAAAAGAAAAAAAGGATTACGGCAAAGGGAACCTTATCGAACCGGTGCAATTTTTGTCTAAAGATTTCAATATCCTCATTATAGAAGATGTTGTTACTACGGGAGGTTCCATTCTAAAGGCCGTGAAAAGCGCAAGGGACGAAGGTTATAAAATTACCGATGCTTTATGCATAGTCGATAGAAATGAGGGCGGAAAAGAGAACTTAAAAGAAAACGGTGTTATGCTTCATTCTATATTCTTAAGAAGCGATATCGAATAA
- a CDS encoding L-aspartate oxidase, whose product MTHFNVLIIGSGIAGLSLANRFGETVSVGIFTKKEEAESNTNYAQGGLAAVMNLTKDSYEKHVKDTLAAGDGLCDEDVVRMVVEEGPGVVRDLLDWGVNFAKHKENNEEFDLGREGGHSERRVLHAGDITGREIERALVDTSRKKPNIKIFENHIGVDLITTHKLKAEREKKNRILGAYFLNKNINKVITVSADVVVLATGGAGKVFLYTSNPDISTGDGVAMAKRAGANIANMEFYQFHPTILYHPEAKSFLISEALRGEGGVLRLKDGTPFMDKVHPLKSLAPRDIVARTIDFELKRTGDDCVYLDMSHKSREFLEKRFPDIFKTTLSFGIDMSKKWIPVVPAAHYLCGGVLTDKKGLTSIDNLYAIGEVACTGLHGANRLASNSLLEGCVFAKKAYEATVPMFKKDKGFGKGKAGAVSGMNIHSGEPVTLPEWKDFGLEVADELIVITHNWDELRRAMWNYVGIVRSNKRLERAKRRIDNLIAEIKEYYWNFKISPDLLELRNIAEVANLIITSASLRKESRGTHYNIDYPYKDDTAFKHPTIL is encoded by the coding sequence GTGACACATTTTAATGTTCTAATTATAGGTTCTGGAATAGCGGGTCTTTCTCTTGCAAATAGATTCGGCGAAACGGTTTCCGTCGGCATATTTACAAAAAAAGAGGAAGCGGAATCCAACACAAATTACGCTCAGGGGGGGCTTGCCGCCGTTATGAATCTTACCAAAGATTCTTATGAAAAGCATGTAAAAGATACATTAGCCGCAGGCGACGGTTTATGCGACGAGGATGTCGTCAGAATGGTGGTGGAAGAGGGGCCGGGTGTCGTACGCGACCTTTTAGACTGGGGGGTTAATTTTGCGAAACACAAAGAAAACAATGAGGAATTTGATTTAGGACGAGAAGGCGGGCATTCCGAAAGAAGGGTCCTTCACGCGGGGGACATCACCGGAAGGGAGATAGAAAGGGCATTAGTCGATACATCGAGGAAAAAACCTAATATAAAAATATTTGAGAATCATATCGGGGTAGATTTGATAACGACGCATAAGCTTAAAGCCGAGAGAGAGAAGAAAAATAGGATTTTGGGGGCGTATTTTTTAAATAAAAATATCAATAAGGTTATAACGGTAAGCGCGGATGTTGTCGTTTTGGCAACGGGCGGCGCGGGAAAGGTTTTTCTATATACATCTAATCCCGATATATCCACCGGCGACGGTGTTGCAATGGCAAAAAGGGCAGGCGCGAATATTGCCAATATGGAGTTTTATCAGTTTCATCCAACCATACTATATCACCCTGAGGCTAAATCTTTCCTGATATCCGAGGCCTTAAGGGGAGAGGGCGGGGTTTTGAGGCTAAAAGACGGAACGCCCTTTATGGATAAGGTTCACCCTTTAAAGAGCTTAGCCCCGAGGGATATTGTGGCAAGGACGATTGACTTCGAATTAAAAAGAACGGGGGATGATTGCGTCTATCTCGATATGAGTCACAAAAGCAGGGAATTTTTAGAGAAAAGGTTTCCCGATATATTTAAAACCACTTTAAGTTTCGGCATAGATATGTCAAAGAAATGGATTCCGGTCGTTCCTGCCGCCCATTATCTTTGCGGGGGGGTGTTGACCGACAAAAAGGGGCTTACATCGATAGACAATTTATATGCAATTGGCGAGGTAGCCTGCACCGGTCTTCACGGGGCAAACAGGCTTGCAAGCAATTCGCTTCTCGAGGGATGCGTTTTTGCAAAAAAGGCTTATGAGGCAACAGTCCCGATGTTTAAAAAAGACAAGGGGTTTGGTAAGGGCAAGGCAGGAGCGGTTTCGGGCATGAATATACATAGCGGTGAGCCTGTTACACTGCCCGAGTGGAAAGATTTTGGGCTGGAGGTAGCGGACGAGCTGATAGTTATAACGCATAACTGGGATGAACTCCGGCGCGCTATGTGGAACTATGTGGGTATTGTCCGTTCAAACAAAAGACTTGAGAGGGCAAAAAGAAGAATAGACAACCTCATAGCCGAAATCAAGGAATATTACTGGAATTTTAAAATATCTCCCGATTTATTGGAATTAAGAAACATAGCCGAGGTTGCAAACCTTATAATCACATCCGCAAGCCTAAGAAAAGAATCAAGAGGAACACACTACAATATTGACTATCCCTATAAAGACGATACTGCGTTTAAGCACCCTACAATACTTTAA
- a CDS encoding type II secretion system protein, with the protein MGSKSHDLARRKGLRVIYDSGAFTLIELVMVILLIGILAAVVLPKFVNLTGSANKAASQGVVGSLGEGLTTQLSKNLVNNDLSTYLTVAQGTGVITFKLTAPTTTTSGTNPYENPFLLLPNYSASTTAGAGTGTVYNSGGSGKPPATAPGNSWWLNFAQGKISSKGNGGTPVTVTPTCDNGATPVDITVPINEYITPLGNIDYVYSNGYTEDSYFYYAVTDANGNTDGFYLYPCPTGTD; encoded by the coding sequence ATGGGAAGTAAATCTCATGATTTAGCGAGGAGAAAAGGCTTAAGGGTTATTTATGACAGCGGGGCGTTTACCCTTATCGAATTAGTTATGGTCATTTTGCTGATAGGCATTCTGGCGGCTGTCGTCCTGCCTAAGTTCGTAAATTTAACGGGCTCGGCAAACAAGGCGGCTTCGCAGGGCGTAGTCGGTTCGCTGGGCGAAGGGTTGACGACACAGCTTTCAAAGAATTTGGTGAATAACGATTTAAGCACCTATTTAACCGTGGCTCAGGGAACGGGAGTAATAACGTTTAAGTTAACCGCTCCTACTACGACAACGTCCGGAACAAATCCGTATGAAAATCCATTTTTGTTATTGCCTAATTATTCGGCTTCGACTACCGCAGGCGCGGGAACTGGAACCGTTTATAATTCCGGAGGTTCCGGTAAACCGCCCGCAACGGCTCCGGGAAATTCATGGTGGTTGAATTTTGCACAAGGGAAAATTTCCTCAAAAGGAAACGGCGGCACGCCGGTAACCGTAACGCCAACGTGCGATAATGGCGCCACCCCCGTTGATATTACGGTACCCATAAACGAATACATCACCCCGCTGGGCAATATCGACTACGTTTATTCTAACGGTTATACTGAAGACAGCTATTTTTATTACGCGGTAACCGACGCAAACGGCAATACCGACGGCTTCTATTTATATCCATGTCCGACAGGTACAGATTAA
- a CDS encoding FMN-binding protein, with translation MINDKIIEILKHEGPASFATNGTDGIHMAATWNSYIEVLDNSTLLIPAGHLTKTQRNIEAGSEVQMILASKDVAGLQGKGAGFLLKGKARFEDSGANFDKMKSRFNWVRSAMVFNAKEVTELT, from the coding sequence ATGATTAACGACAAAATCATCGAAATTCTTAAACACGAAGGACCGGCAAGTTTTGCGACGAATGGAACGGACGGAATTCATATGGCCGCAACATGGAACAGTTATATCGAGGTTTTAGATAATAGCACTCTTTTGATTCCAGCGGGCCATTTAACAAAAACGCAAAGGAATATTGAGGCGGGCAGCGAGGTTCAAATGATACTTGCTTCCAAAGATGTTGCCGGCTTGCAGGGCAAAGGCGCAGGGTTTTTGCTTAAAGGCAAGGCGAGGTTCGAGGATAGCGGAGCTAACTTCGATAAAATGAAATCCCGTTTTAACTGGGTAAGGTCGGCGATGGTGTTTAATGCAAAAGAGGTGACAGAACTCACATAA
- the queC gene encoding 7-cyano-7-deazaguanine synthase QueC — MHNANDKRAVVLFSGGLDSATVLKIAIDEGFEVIPLTFFYNQRHKTEIEHAKKIVKFFNLKNHAIVNLDFGQIKGSALVDLSMDVPKNRINKSEPKKAGGKNDIPITYVPARNTIFLSYALAVAEVNMAGDIFIGANYIDYSGYPDCRPGYLRAFEKMANLATKASVTGEINFKINAPLLKLTKKDIIIRAFEIGAPLELTHSCYDPIEGLACGVCDSCILRRRGFEEAEIKDPTKYYK, encoded by the coding sequence ATGCACAATGCGAACGATAAAAGAGCCGTCGTTCTTTTTAGCGGGGGACTCGATTCCGCCACTGTGCTGAAGATTGCAATAGATGAAGGCTTCGAGGTTATTCCCCTTACATTCTTTTACAACCAAAGACACAAGACCGAAATAGAACACGCGAAAAAGATAGTTAAATTTTTTAATTTAAAAAATCATGCCATCGTCAATTTAGATTTCGGTCAAATTAAAGGCTCGGCTTTAGTAGATTTGTCTATGGATGTGCCGAAAAACAGGATTAATAAGAGCGAACCTAAAAAAGCAGGCGGCAAAAATGATATTCCGATAACTTATGTTCCTGCAAGGAATACGATATTTTTGTCTTATGCCCTTGCCGTTGCGGAGGTTAACATGGCAGGCGACATTTTTATAGGGGCTAACTATATCGACTACAGCGGTTATCCCGATTGCAGACCTGGCTATTTAAGGGCTTTCGAAAAAATGGCAAATCTGGCTACTAAAGCATCGGTAACGGGTGAAATAAATTTTAAGATAAATGCGCCGCTCCTTAAATTAACCAAAAAAGATATAATTATCAGGGCTTTTGAAATCGGCGCGCCGCTTGAGCTGACCCATAGCTGTTATGACCCGATAGAAGGTCTGGCGTGCGGGGTGTGCGACTCCTGCATTTTAAGGAGAAGAGGATTCGAAGAGGCTGAAATTAAAGACCCAACCAAGTATTATAAATAA